AAAAATCAATAAGTCTGAAATATTTTTGGTTCATTCTCCAAAGATAGCAGAGTGTTGAAGGTTGTCAGTCATTCTGAGCTAACCGGTCAAACTGGCCTTTAGGTTCTATTTGGTACAGCTCATTAAAATCACCGAGAGTGATCTGAAAGCTATCGTGGTCATATGTCTGCTTAAAGTTAGGGCTTGTTAGATCGCAAGCTAACCCGAGCGGAATACCTTTGCAATTGTCGAAATAAGCATCTTTCATGCTACACCGCCAACTTCATAATTGCTGCGTATAAAGCGGGATACTGAGCTTTCAATGCCTCGGCGTTTACTTTTGGCTTTACGTTCGGTTGTTCAAATGGCTTGTTATTCATCGCCGTCTCCATAGTAGTCTGTGATATGTCCTAAAAAATTGTTGTTGATGAAATCATCAAACTCCTCGTCACTGACTGGTGAAACTGCTTCAATATCGACAGTTCCATCGGGATTAGACGTTGCTATGTAAACCGGTGATAGTTCCTTTTTCATTTTGTGTTCTCCTTTTTTCCAGTAATCGAAGCACGTAATTCCGTACTGCTTCGTTTTTAAAAGTTTGCTTAGCTTCAGCAAGCTTCTTAAGAAATTCTTCTTCAGTTAGTGGTTTCATTTTCTGATTTATGCCATAGCCACAACAGATACGAAACTGATGCGAGCATTGCGATGTTGCCGATGAATATGATTGTTTCCATTGTTTGTTCTCCTTTTAATTTGTTCTGATCTATTTAGGAGATTTCTGATTTTTTACGCGAGCTTTTCTTCGCTTTTTCTTTCCATGAACTGGATGAATTTCAGAACGTTCATTCAAAAGGTAATCACTTAAGTTTTTAGCAATATCGAGAATTCGATCTTTTCTACCTGAACGAACACAGCCATTTTCATAGCGACCTAACGCGACATTGCAATTCCTGCAAATCACTCCGCGAATTCTTCCAGTAAAATGTGAATGATCCAAACACGGTACTTCACAGTCAAAGCCGCATAAAGCACATTTACCATCTTGCTCTTTTAAAAGCTGTTCTCTTAATGGTTTTATTTGAAAGGATTTGATTTGCATCGTGTATTTATTCAATGCAAAAAAATGCCCCCATTGCGGGGGCAGGAGAACTTTGGAGAACAACGTCCTTATGAAAACGTTACAGTATTTATATCATCATGAATGACACGCTTACACGGTTGAAAAAATAATTATTCTCGCCGTGTACGTGGTGTTCTTGCCTAAATAGAATCAGCCTCGATCTATTAAAACAACGGGAGAACAAACATGAAAACTTTACTAATCATCGCATTAATTACCCTGTCCGGCTGTGCAATGACACCAGAAGAAAGAGCACTCTGGGTTCAAAACATGCAAAGCATTCAAAACTCTGCGGCACAAGCCAACTCTTACCAACCCCCAATGCTACACAACTTTGACTGCACTCCTACTTACGGCGGCGGGTCACGTTGCTCTGGCTTCTGATCCTTGTAAGATACATCTGGCAAATAAGTAAGCATATCCGTACGGATGCCCATGAAATATAGATAGAATTACTGATATCCATATCGCTTGCTTGAGCAAAATATTCCTTAAGAAGTTCTGAGAATATTGTAAAATGATAATGGAGACTACTATGGAACAAATCTGTAATATATGGCTGCAAATTAAAGCAGTTGCTCATGACAGTTCTTTAGAGATTGCAACAAATTATAATTTAATATAATTTTGCACATACATGGTGACTTATGCAAGTATTAATAATAATAATTTCTATATTAGCCGTATTGTACTTTATTGGAAAATATTCAGAGCCTGATGTAGAGGATTTTGATCTCAATCAACTAAAGCGGCATGTTAAAAATTTGCAGAAATGGATTGATGCTAATTCGAATAATGCAAACATATCAGAGCATGAAAAGGCAGTGCTTAGTAAAAAGCAAGCACAACTTGAACGTGCGTTATTAGTATGGCAAAGAAAAAATGAACAAGCCATAGCAAATGAAAATCTGCAAAACATAAACGCCATTGCAACCGAGTTAGCCCCTATAACAAATAGGATAAGCCAGCTAAAAAATGAAGGCATAAATGAAGCAGAAGCTGTTGCAATAGCGTTGAAGGAGTGGGAAAAATCAATTGAGAAATAATAAATTTCTAATCTAAACAGCCTAGGTTTTTTAATGAAACTGAATGCTCGCCTTTAGGCCAGCCATTTATGTTGGTTAATTTAACTGTGTCTGATAGATTACATTTTTCGCAATGTATTTTAAATTGCAGCGTAAAACCTTTAGACGATGTCGAGCTTATGCCTTCAATACCATCATAAGGACTTTTGTCTCTTTCTTCACAAATCCTATAATCGAGTATTCTCATTATATGGCTTCCTTCGCATGAGGGGCAGAAAAAATAAAAATAATCAGTATCGGTCGCCCCGCGCAGTTTTCCACATCGAACAGCGTTGCTGCCACGTTTAAAATTGGTCATTAACTTACCCCTTTTGAAAAAAATGAATAAAAAAGACAATGAATTTCTAAATATAATTTAGCAAAAAATAGTTGCAATTAATATGCAAGTAAATTTTTTATCGGATTATAACAAAAATATTGATGTCCCAATTCTAGCGTAAAACAATGACAACGTGACCTAGCTCACGCGCACACTTCAGAAACTAGCCTAGACTGGTACCAGTTTAGGCTTTTTTATGTGTGAAAATTTTATAAGGATGAAACGATGGGTGACATTAGATGCACGTGACTGAATGATCTGAGCGTTGCAGGAGGGTGTCCTGAATTTTGTGTAAACGGGATTTAATTATCGATTGGGCATCCTGTCTTCAAACTGAATGCTAAACCGATTCAAAGCCGCTTTCCAGTCATGCAACGGCATGGTCCATTTTTGACTGATATTCATCAGGGCCAAATAGAACAATTTCGACAAGGCTTCATCACTGGGAAATGAGCCGCGATTCTTGGTGATTTTCCGCAAACTCATGTTCACCGACTCGATCGCATTCGTAGTGTAAATGATGCGGCGTATCTCGGGCGGATAGTCGAAGAAGGGAATGATTCTATCCCAATTACGTCGCCAAATTTGAGCAATGGGCGGGTAGGCCTCGTTCCACTGCGTCTCGAACTCAGCCAGCCTTTGCTCTGCTTCAACGACGCTGGCGGATTGGTATATTCGTTTGAGATCGCCGGCGATCTGTTTACGCATTTTCCAACTGACATAGTTCAGGCTGTTGCGGACTAGGTGGACGATACACAGTTGGACGGCGGCGTGTGGATAGACGGTTTCAATCGCTTCCGGGAAGCCTTTCAAACCGTCGACACAGGCAATGAAGATGTCTTGCACGCCGCGATTCTTGAGGTCTGTCACGACCTGTAACCAAAACTTGGCGCCTTCGGTTTGGGCGATCCACAAGCCCAGCACTTCCTTCTCTCCTTGCAGGTTAATCCCTATGGCCAGATAAACGGCCTTGACACGAACGGCACCGGTATCGCGCACTTTGACGTGGATACAATCGAGATAAACGATGGGGTAAACCGGATCAAGCGGCCGCAATTGCCAGGCTTTGACTTCCTCAATCACGGCGTCCGTCACCGAGGAGATCAAGGTGGGTGAAACTTCAGTGCCATACAGTTCTTCCAGATGGCTCTGGATTTCCCTGACGGTCAGACCTCGGGCATAGAGTGAAATGATCTTGTCATCAAAGCCCGTCCAGCGGGATTGGTGTTTGCCAATGATTTGCGGCTCGAACTGACCATGACGATCACGGGGAATCTCAATCGGCAATGCGCCAAAATCGCCTTTGAGGGTTTTACGGCTCTTGCCATTGCGGGTGTTGCCGGTGGCGTTGCAGACTGACTCATGCTTGGCATGGCCTAAATGTTCAGGGAGCCTCTAAAAATCCACGATTAATCAGATTCGGGGCGTAAAACGCGCTCGAAAGCGGACATTTCCAAGCGGACTACCTTCAACTCGAAACCTTTTCAGCTCCGATGGGCGGCATCAAGACGCAGCTACCCTGCGAATGGCGCAAAAACGTCGCATGTTGTACACCAGATTCATGAAGCCGATACGCACTTCGGCGCGGGCTAGGCCAATGCAACGGATCGTCTTACCGCCCCATTGCGCCATCCAGGCAAACACGTGCTCGACCCGGCAACGGGTTTTGGAGCGGGTACTGTTACCTTGTTTTTCCCGGTCAGTCAGCGGTTTGCCGCGCACCCCTTTGCGGTGAATCCGGCTGCGGTAGCCTTGTGCTTTAAGGCAGGCTTCCGTGGCTTCGGATCGGTACGCACTGTCGGCCCACACATCCCGGCTGGTATTGCCGCTATCGAGCAAGCCGTTCAGGGCTTGGGAGTCGTGGATGCTGGCATCGGTGACCGTGTATTTGCGCACCAACTTGTGGGCATTATCAACGTTGACGTGATTCTTGTACCCGTAATAACTCTTGTCACCTTTCTTGGTCCAGCGCGCATCGGTATCCTTCTGACGGCGTTTGGAGGCTGACCAGTCCTCGACGGTTTCGTCAGCTTTAATCCGGGCGTTCTCGTCCGGCGTATTACGCTGCACCGGCGCCTTGACGAAGCTGGCGTCAATCAGTTGACCCTTGCGGGCAATCAGGCCGGCGCGATCCAATTGCCGGTTGAATTCGTTGAACAAGGTTTCGGTCAATTTCAACGCCTTGAGCGACTCGCGAAATAGCCAGAAACTGTTGCGGTCCGGCGCGTGCTTGGCATCCGACAAACCGATAAAACGCTGAAAACTGCGCCGGTCTTCGATTTGAAACTCCAGTTGCTCGTCGCTCAGATTGTAGAGACTGGCGATGACCAACGCTTTGAACATCAACACCCCATCCCAAGGCTTACGCCCGGCAGACGATTTGCGGACTTTGTGATGGACTCGATCCAGCAGCGGCCGGAACGCGTCCCAATCCACTTGCGCGTCCAATTCCAACAACGGATTACCCAAACGATCGATTCGACGATCTCGATGTTCAAACAGGGAACCGAAAAGGTCGTCTTGTGCCACCGTCATCTCTGCTCTCCAAAGGTCTTTAGCTCCGACTCATTTTACTCGCCGGGCGCAATTTTTAGAGGTTCCCTTCAGTCATTTCGGCTTCTAAGGCTCGCTCGACCAAGGCCTTGGTGAGTTGTTTTAGCAGGCCATTTTCGCCCAGCAGGTCTTCAGGTTTTTGATAGCCCGACAATAAGGTATCAATTAGGTCGGTTGGGATGGCTTTTGGTAAGGTCATAGTTACTCCTCAAAGTAAGGGCAGTTTCCTGCCTAATGGCCGTTTACACAAAAATTCTTACACCCTCGATATTGGGACCGGTGTTTGCCCGTATGCAATCAGAGTTCTTGGAGCCGTTGTTGAACCGCTGTTTCCAGCTTGCTTTACGCGACGGCAGTTTCGGCCCTATTCCTCAAGAGCTGTTAAGCATGAACGTAGACATCATTCCAGAGTACATCTCACCGAATGCTCGTGCTCAACGTATTGACGATGTGACCGCGTTGGAGCGATTTGAACAATCGCTGGCTCAGTCAAGCCAGTTGAATCCAGGCGTGTTGGATGTTTACGACTTCGAGCTGGCTCAACGTAAGAAAGCTTTTCTACTTGGTGTTCCCGCAGATGTTATCCGTTCAAAAGAGCAGTTAATCAAGCTTCGAAACGAGCAGGCTGAAGCTCAGGCTCAAGAGAAGCAGGAAGCCTTACAGAGCCAAATGGTATCCGACCCAAGAATGGTGAAAAACGGATTAGATGCGGTTGGTGGAGCCGAGGGAATTCAGCAACTTTTGAAAGCGGCATAAATAGTTATTTGAAGGAGCCGCAATGGAAGCATTAGCAATAGCGATTAACAAATTGATTAATGACTACTACCGCCGATTAGCTGAACGCACCGGCGGTGCAAGGTATTTCGATAGAGAGTTTTTGACTCAGGATATGTTCAATTCCGATCCGCAATTAGAGCGAGACCTTATTGAGCTATTCAAAAAATATAGCCAAGGAAAACAGGTAAATCTAAGCAAATGAAAAGAGCAACCCATCAACAATATTTCGAAGTTTTCCAACGCAATTCAGACGGAAATGAAATTCTGCAAACTTTAAGCGCCCTTTTCTACGATGTTCCGTCTTTTGATGAAAATAACCAATACAAAACCGCGTACAACGAAGGTAGACGAAGCGTAATTGAATTTATTCTTCGTAATATCGCGTTGGCGCAGGTTGAACCTTATGACCAAGAACAGGAAGAGTAATCATGGAAGAAAATATACAGGCCGCGAGTAGCGACAACCTTAACAGCACAGCAAGTTCCGAAACTTCAACGGCGTCTTCACTATTAGGAGCCGCCGAAGTTGAAAGTAATGTCAGCGAGATTAAGGTTCCAGACAAGTTTTTAGTTGATGGTCAGCCAGACTATCAGAAGTTAACTAAATCATATATTGAGTTAGAGAAGCACATTGGAGCTAAAGCCCCAGTAACCGACCCTGCTGAATATGACTTTCAATTTCAAAACCCAGACCAATGGGATGCGCAGGGTTTGGAGGAATTCAAAAAGTTTGCCGTTGAAAAAGGATATTCAAAAGAGCAATTCAACGATGCTTTAGCACTTTACGAGCAGAACGTTTCTAAAATGCTCGAAAATATTGTGGAAACCCCACAAAAAGCGACCGCGACTTTAAAGGAAAAATGGGGTAATGACTTTGATGGCAACTTGAAAGATGCGTTTAAAGCATTCAACACGTTTGCTCCAGAAGGTTTCGATATTCATTCAATTGGTAATAACGTCCCCGCCCTTGAGCTGTTGGCTCACATTGGCAAGCAATTGAAAGAAGACAACATACCATCAACCACAAGTTCTTCACCTACGAAAATGAGTAAGTTAGAGGTTGAAGAATTAATGCGTTCTTCTGATTACTTAGAAAACCGTGAGAAGCAACGTATTGTGACCGAATGGTACAACTCAGTTTATGGTTAAGCCCTGCCTAATAGCTGGGACGCTATAAATAGCAAAGACTGGATGTAAATTGGGACAAGGATGTCCCCCCAATTTAAGCCAATTTGAAAGAAAGCCCCGATAGGTTTCGGACAAGCATTCAAATTATGACTTAACTTATTAAAAGGATTTAATAATGGCTACTAATATTACCGCTGCATTTATTCAGCAATGGAATGATGAGGTTAAGCAAGCTTACCAACAAAAAGGTTCGAAACTCCGCAATGCAGTTCGCTCTGTAACTGGTGTCACTGGCTCAACCTATAACTTCCACAAATTGGGATCATTGAGTGCTAACACGAAAACTCGTGACGCAGCTTTGACCTTTTTAAACCCTACTCAAGCAGTTGTTTCAGCTACCTTGGCCGACAAATACGCGGCGGTAACTATCGACAAGTTGGACGAGTTGAAAACTAATGAATCGCCCCGGGAATCTCGGAGGCCATAGGTTGTGAGTCACGCTGCCATGACGGACTCGGGAAGTTGCCGATAATAGTTAGCCTCCGCTTCGGCTGGTGGGATATTACCAATCGATCCCAACAGCCGTCGATGATTAAACCAATCCACCCAAGTCAATGTAGCGAGTTCAACGGCTTCGCGGCTCTTCCAGGATTGCTTGTGAATCAGTTCGGTTTTGTACAAACCATTAATAGTTTCAGCCAAGGCATTGTCATAAGAGTCACCCACACTGCCTACCGAAGCTTCAACGCCGGCCTCGGCTAAACGCTCGGTATAGCGGATCGAAACGTACTGCACGCCTCGATCGCTATGGTGAATCAAGCCGCCATCGCGCTGGGGTTGCCGGTCATGAAGCGCCTGCTCCAGTGCGTCCAGCACAAAGTCGGTATGCGCCGATGACGATACCTTCCAACCGACGATGTAGCGGGCAAACACATCGATCACGAAGGCCACGTAAACGAAGCCCTGCCAGGTTTTGACATAGGTGAAGTCCGCCACCCACAAGGCATTCGGTCGTACGGCGCTGAACTGCCGATTCACCCGATCCAGAGGACACTCCGCGTTGGCATCGCTGAAGGTGGTCTTGATGGTTTTGCCACGCCTGACGCCTTTCAGCTCCAGGCTTCGCATGAGGCGTTCCACCGTACAACGGGCCACGGTTAAGCCCTCGCGTTTCAATTGAATCCAGACTTTACGCGCGCCGTAATTTTGGAAGCTATCATTCCAAACTCGACGAATTTGCTGACTGAGGGCCTCGTCCTGCTTGGCGCGATGCGACCGCAACTCAGGATTGGCTTTGCGCGCCGCATGCAGGTAATACGTCGATGGGGCAATCGGCAGAACTTTGCAGATTGGCTCGACCCCATAGCCATCGCGATGCTCGTCGATGAACGCTTTCATGGCTTGAACCGGCGGTCGAGCTCCGCCTGCGCAAAATACGCCGAGGCCTTACGCAGGATCTCGTTGGCCTGGCGTAACTCCCGGACTTCCCGCTCCAGCGCCTTGATGCGTTCCGCGCCATTGCCGGACACTTCTATGCTCGAGCTAGTGATCGGTTGTGTTTGCCTCAGCCAGCGACGTAACGTCTCCGCCGTGCAGCCAAACTTGGCCGAAATTGATTGGATAGCGGCCCATTCCGACGGGTATTCATCTTGATGCTCTCGCACCATGCGAACCGCTCGTTCTCGAATTTCCGATGAATAATGCTTGCTCGTTTTCTCGTTCATTGCTCCATTCTCTCAAAGGTTGGAGCCTCCGAGGAAACCAGGGCGATTCATAACGTTTCATTCCGAAACGAGTTTGTTACTGCGACCGCTAACGCGTTAGGCCGTGATGCTGACGCAACCATTAATACCGCTTTGTTGGCTTCAAATACTAACCCAACCACTTTATCCGGTGCGTTGACACAAGCAAAGATTTTGGAAGCGTTAACGTTGTTAAACAACATCGATGCTGATCCTACTGATCGTTATTTGATCGTTGGTCCGCAACAAATTTCTGATGCTTTGGGTATCTCTACTTTAACCAGTGGTGATTACATGGCGATTAAAAGTTTGGTTGAAGGTTCAATTAATTCAGCGTTGGGTTTCCAATGGATTATGTCCACCCAGTTAACTAAAGACAACCTAAACGCCGCTGGTTCTGCACAAAGCAACACCCGCCACTGTTTCGCTGTTCATAAACAAGCGGTTGGCTTAGCTGTTGGTCAAGACATAGTTACTACCATTGAATGGTCGCCAGATCGTTATGGTTACAACGTTGTTTCGAGTTCTTCTATGGGGGCTGTTGTAATCGAGCCTACCGGTGTAATTGAAATTGGTTGCGTTGAACCTTAATAGCTGAATAGCAAAATTGTTAAAGGGGGGCTTATGCCCCCTTTTTCGTTAATAAATACAGGAAGTATTTTAATTCAAGGAGCCAAGGATGGCCTCTATAGTAGAAATTTCAAATGTCGCGTTAATAGGCCTTGGTGAAAACCCTATTAGTGCGTTAACCGAGCAGTCTACTCCAGCTATTGCTGTTAATGCACATTGGAACACGGTTCGTCGTTCGTTGTTGCGTCGTCATACCTGGAACTTTGCGATAAAACGAGTTGATTTAGCTCGTTCAACAACCCCGCCTAATCACGCATACCAATATCGGTATGCGTTACCCACGGACAATATTAGGTTAGTTCAAGTTTATACCCAAGCCGATTACAAGGTTGAGGGTTCCTTCATTATTACTAATTCTGATAACTGTCAGATTAAGTACGTCGCAGACATTATTGACGTTAATCAATGGACTTCTGATTTTACAGCTTTGATGGCTGCTAATTTACAGGCGGAAATTGCTTATTCAATAACAAAAGACAAAGAACTTCAAAGGCAGTTCTACAAGGTATTTGTCGATAAGTTACAAGCTGCGATTTGGGCTGATGCCTCAGAGGATACCGAAGACGAGATCCCAACCGATGCGAATGGATTGGTGGGGGTACGTTTCTAATGGCCCGCGTCAAACAAGTAATTACTGACTTCACTACTGGTGAAATTTCACCAAAAATGATTGCACGCACTGACTTGGAAAGTTACAAGCACGGTGCCAAGGAAATGAAAAACGCTTACCCGCTGCCACATGGAGCGGCAACCTCAAGGCGTGGGACTCAGTTTGTCGCTGAGCTCAGAAATTCAAGTAAGCCAAGCCGCTTAATACCCTTCATCTATTCACGAACATTGTCATATTGTTTAGTGATTAATGATGGTTATTTGCGTTTTGTTAGAAACGGTCAGTACATTCTGAGCGGTGGAACCCCTTATGAGATTGCGGTTCCTTACACTGATTCGGAGCTCTCAACCTTAAGGTTCACCCAGGTTGGCACCGTGATGTATTTTGTGCATGGCAACTATCCACCAAAAACTTTAACGCGTGTTAGCGACACAAGTTGGACGTTAGCTGATGCAGCTTTCACTTACTATGCAGTAACGGACTTTTGGTACGAAAACTACTTCATTAAGTTCAAGATTATCTCAGGTACGACCGCGTTTAAAACGGGTGACAACTTCACGATTGCCGCAACGGCAGGCACCGTTACTGACCCTACACCGACGAATACCGGCAATGGCACGATAGCCGCGGTGACGTTTAAAAACAGTGCTCCAACCGAGACCTGGACGATTACTTGCGTGTATGCAGATTCCGATCGACAAGAATGGTCGGTGGTAGGTTCGGTTTCTGGTACGAAGATATTAACCTGGCATACCGGTAATTATCCAAAGACCATCGTTTTTCACGAACAACGACTGTACTTCGGCGGCACCGCCATGAACCCGCAAACCATCTGGGGTTCAGCTATCGGTGAGTACACGAACTTTACCCAAGGTGCAAAAGACAATAACGCTTTGCAATTCACCATCGCGTCAAATCAATATGACGAATTGATTCACCTATCGTCAGCTCGCTATTTGCTGCCATTGACCTACGGCGGCGAGTTTTCAATGACGGGATCAAGCACGACCGGTATTACCCCTTCCACGATCCGCATTGCACCACAAACCTATCATGGTTCAAACGATTGCATGCCGATCAAGATTGGTAATGAGGTGATATTTGTTCAACGCGATAACGCTAAAGTCAGGGCGATAAGTTATTCGGTTGCTGAGGACGTTAACCAAGCTCCAGACATTTCAGTGTTAGCCGAGCATTTGGTTGGCCCCGGAGTTATTGAGGCCGCGTTCGCTCAAAGCCCGGATTACCTTTCATGGTGGATACGTCAAGACGGAACCTTGCTGTCATGCGTTCACATGCGCGACTTCAACATGACGGGGTGGAGCTCACATTCAACCGAAGGTAATTTCGAGCATTTGGCGGTTATTCCAGAAAGTAACCAAGACACCGTTTATCTGGTTATCGAGCGAACCATTAACGGCAACACCAAGCGGTATATTGAATTCTTCAATTATTACGATGATGTTTATACCGACTGCGCGATTCAATTAACGGCTGGTTCTCCAACTACCACTTGGACAGGTTTATCGCACTTAGAAGGAAAAGAGGTGTTTCCAGTCGGTGATGGACAAGTGCTGCCAAAAGTGACGGTTTCAAGCGGGCAAATCACTTTATCAAAAGCGGTTTCATCTTTAGTGGTTGGTATCCCTTACTTACCGCGAATTGTTTTGCAACATCCAAACGTACCTAACGAGCATGGTACATCGCAAGGTGGAAAGGTCAATATTTCCAAAATTTTGATTAAAGTTCTGAATACAACTGGATTAACGATAAATAACCAAGAACAGCCATTTAGAAAATTTGGCGATTTGACGGATTCGGCAATTGCTCCATTTACCGGTGATATTGCGATAGCTAACTTAGGTTGGTCATCAAATGAAAACACCGTATTAGAGCAGCCATATCCTTTACCTTGGACAATTTTATCAGCGGTAATGTTTGTAAACAGCAATGATTAGACCAGCAACCTTAGACGATATTACTTATTTGTTAGCCATGATTACGGTGGACGGTGGTTTAGAAGTACCCAGTCACAAATGGATGAATTTAAGTTTATCGAAGATCAGTACGACTATGACGTATTTGATTTCAAAAGACCCTTGCATGTTTTTTGTTTATGAAAATGAAAAAGGCAAGATTGTTGGTTTTATCGCAGGTGAATTGTCCGAAATTTGGTATGGCACGGCTAAATTTGCAACCGACTATGCCCTTTATGTGATTAGCGACCAACGCCATAAACAAAT
Above is a window of Methylomonas koyamae DNA encoding:
- a CDS encoding endonuclease domain-containing protein, with the translated sequence MQIKSFQIKPLREQLLKEQDGKCALCGFDCEVPCLDHSHFTGRIRGVICRNCNVALGRYENGCVRSGRKDRILDIAKNLSDYLLNERSEIHPVHGKKKRRKARVKNQKSPK
- a CDS encoding IS5 family transposase, with the protein product MTVAQDDLFGSLFEHRDRRIDRLGNPLLELDAQVDWDAFRPLLDRVHHKVRKSSAGRKPWDGVLMFKALVIASLYNLSDEQLEFQIEDRRSFQRFIGLSDAKHAPDRNSFWLFRESLKALKLTETLFNEFNRQLDRAGLIARKGQLIDASFVKAPVQRNTPDENARIKADETVEDWSASKRRQKDTDARWTKKGDKSYYGYKNHVNVDNAHKLVRKYTVTDASIHDSQALNGLLDSGNTSRDVWADSAYRSEATEACLKAQGYRSRIHRKGVRGKPLTDREKQGNSTRSKTRCRVEHVFAWMAQWGGKTIRCIGLARAEVRIGFMNLVYNMRRFCAIRRVAAS
- a CDS encoding portal protein → MAVYTKILTPSILGPVFARMQSEFLEPLLNRCFQLALRDGSFGPIPQELLSMNVDIIPEYISPNARAQRIDDVTALERFEQSLAQSSQLNPGVLDVYDFELAQRKKAFLLGVPADVIRSKEQLIKLRNEQAEAQAQEKQEALQSQMVSDPRMVKNGLDAVGGAEGIQQLLKAA
- a CDS encoding phage capsid protein; its protein translation is MATNITAAFIQQWNDEVKQAYQQKGSKLRNAVRSVTGVTGSTYNFHKLGSLSANTKTRDAALTFLNPTQAVVSATLADKYAAVTIDKLDELKTNESPRESRRP
- a CDS encoding IS3 family transposase (programmed frameshift) — its product is MNEKTSKHYSSEIRERAVRMVREHQDEYPSEWAAIQSISAKFGCTAETLRRWLRQTQPITSSSIEVSGNGAERIKALEREVRELRQANEILRKASAYFCAGGARPPVQAMKAFIDEHRDGYGVEPICKVLPIAPSTYYLHAARKANPELRSHRAKQDEALSQQIRRVWNDSFQNYGARKVWIQLKREGLTVARCTVERLMRSLELKGVRRGKTIKTTFSDANAECPLDRVNRQFSAVRPNALWVADFTYVKTWQGFVYVAFVIDVFARYIVGWKVSSSAHTDFVLDALEQALHDRQPQRDGGLIHHSDRGVQYVSIRYTERLAEAGVEASVGSVGDSYDNALAETINGLYKTELIHKQSWKSREAVELATLTWVDWFNHRRLLGSIGNIPPAEAEANYYRQLPESVMAA
- a CDS encoding phage capsid protein encodes the protein MLARFLVHCSILSKVGASEETRAIHNVSFRNEFVTATANALGRDADATINTALLASNTNPTTLSGALTQAKILEALTLLNNIDADPTDRYLIVGPQQISDALGISTLTSGDYMAIKSLVEGSINSALGFQWIMSTQLTKDNLNAAGSAQSNTRHCFAVHKQAVGLAVGQDIVTTIEWSPDRYGYNVVSSSSMGAVVIEPTGVIEIGCVEP
- a CDS encoding GNAT family N-acetyltransferase, translated to MIRPATLDDITYLLAMITVDGGLEVPSHKWMNLSLSKISTTMTYLISKDPCMFFVYENEKGKIVGFIAGELSEIWYGTAKFATDYALYVISDQRHKQIGYKLLMHFLSEAERLGAERIMTTMPLSNFNGDSMERLLTRKGFTLSSKTYTKEL